The DNA region GAACGGCAGAATCTTAGTTTACCACATTCATTCCTGCACATCAGTTTCAAGTTGTTGATATTTTCACCAACCTCATCTCCGTTATGCTCTTTCTGGATTTTCGAAACAGTTAGGCCAAGTCAGCAAGGTAGTTAGCTGAGTTAGTTACTGTGCCAACTTACCAGAGTTGTTAGGAGGTTAGTTTTTGTCACGTGTGTATTAAGAGATACTAGAACCtttatgtactattatatataacTTGCATCTGAGAGTAAACAGAGCAATGCAATCACTCATCACACTATCATATATACACTCTTGTTAATTCTATGCGCTCTCTGCTCTTGAGCGTGGCCTATTGATACCTACATTGCCATTTTATCTTTACACCAACCACATGATTCAGGACTGTCACGTTTCTGAACCAAAATTGCTATGTGATCATCAAAATTTTACAtaatgaaatagagaaatttaCCAAATTATTGATAATAAGAGAAGGTATAGGAAACTAACTTTTAGTAAGTTAACACTAGTGCAGCTCCCCATGCGATGCACGGGTATGTCTTTGTAGAATTAAATTGTGAAAAATACCAAATATATTATACAACACATCtcaaaaattatatgttttgaaagaCTTCTCTATATACAATATTTATGTTGACTTTGATAACATATATCCACGGTTTTGAATAAGTATTCGCAACCTAGTCTTTGACTTGACTTTTGATAATGCTACATATAGTTATTCATGTGTAAATACTGGTCTCAGTAAGTATAATCCAACAGTACTTAGTGTCTGTCCCTGTGATTTGTTAAATCGTCATAGCAAAAGAGACAATAATAGGAAACTGTCTACGCTGGAACCTGAAAGGTAAAGCTTGGTTATTGGGAATCATAATCATGCGGGGTATTAGAACCACTTGACCTACCTTGTCACCTGTTAGTGTGATGCATTCGATCACGTGGTTACCCAATCTTCTGACTTGCAATCTTGTTCCGTTACATAACCCATTTGACTGATCAATGTTATGCAGTAGCATGACGAGAATACCTACTTTCAGAGTCAATTCGTGAAGCGGTAAATCAGAGCAATTGATGGCATTAAGAACATCCTACGATAATGTATCTAATTCATATTCCATGTTTCCTTCTTCCACACATAAAGTGTCAGAGCTCAAGTAAGTTTTCTCATCAGCGTTTACATGTTGCATAATGAAAGCATTAACCTCATTTATAACTTCCAATGTTGGGGCCAAGATTGATCTGTCCTTGAAAAAAGATGTTATCTGGATGTTAGACAATAGGTTGGGATAAACAAAGTCCACCAGTTTCTCGAATGCATCAATTACAATTTCATCATGCATAAGCACAATCGACTAACCATCAGTCGAATCCCCAACAAGGCCGTCACCTATCCCTAACAACCACGTAGCAAATTCATCAACGTCTTTCAGTGTGGTACTATCTAGGCCAACAGTTACACACATGTTAATCGTGAGCATCAACAATACAGTGTTGCCACAAATAGGATGAGTTTATGGATGCCTGTACTATATCTTGCCTAGAACCTATTGGTATTACATGCAATATCTGCCTAAAGTCCCCCCTAAAACAACCACCTTTCCTCCAAATGGCAGTTCTGTGTTATAGTATGGTTCAAACCTAAGAATGTCCCTCAAGCATTTGTCAAGAGCCTCATAGCACAATTTATTTAGCATGGATGCCTCATCCCATATAATAAGCTTTGCCTTGCAAACTAGCTTGCACAATGAAGTGCCTTGTTTAACGCAACAAACCGAGTCTTTGTTCAAGTCAAAGGGTATTTTAAACCTTGAATGTGTTGTTCGTCCATTTGGaagcaataaagaagcaataCCATTAGATGCCACGTTTAGAACAATTTCACCGCTACTTCGTATTGCTGCTGATAGAGTCTTATAGAGATACGTCTTTCCAGTACCTCCATAaccataaataaaaaagaaaaccctCCATCATTCGCATCTACAGCCTTCATAATCACTTCAAATGCTTTCCTTTGATCTACATTCATTTCTGTGAAGTTTTTAGTAAACTCGTTGTGTAGAACACCACGGTCAAAGTTCAGTTCATCCATGATCAAACGGTCGTCTAACCCATCTACAGAGGTAATACTTGGAAAAGGCATTTGGTCGAATTCTTTAAGTGATCTACCATTAGCCTGGAGTTTTTTTTGTATCTTTGAAAGGTGAGATTCATGATTCGGTCCTCGAAAAGTTGTAAGTCTGTCACCCATATACAAAGATAGAGTTGTCAGATATGTGAATTTAAGTTCACAAAAACATAATTTGGCACTAAACAACAAAGATATAAGTGTTAAACTCACCTGTAAAATGCAATTTTTTCTATGATTATACAAAATGTCCTCAGATAGCACACCATAACACTGTTGCCAAACGATTTCAGGTCTACCAATGTTGTTTGACAATAAGAGAACGACAAAAAGGTTGCGGATGTAAGCTGCAGATGCCCAAGAACTCGCTTCTAAGATTGCATCAATAAATTCTTTATCATCTTACAGAAGCCCCAATGCATAGCATGCTTCCTTGAACGTTGTATACACCATGGCCTCAACCGTCCGCAAGTCAACAAAACTCAaacaacctttttgaatattaagTAGAAGCCTGAGGTAATAGTCTTCACCATTACCACGTGGGACATGAGTTAATCTGCCAATTGAGAAGCCTTGTTTCCTAGGCATCCACATGGAGATATCTTCTTTCCAAACAAATTTGTTTGGAAACTGACTATAGGTAAGCACACGACCAAATGCAAACAGTTTATTTGCAAGCATCCATGCTAGGATCTTCGTTGGCTTGCCGTCCACCCTGTCGATGAGATCAACTATGTTCTCATAGTCTCTAAAAACCACGGGATTTTTGTTTGGTAAGTGAAAAGGGAGTCTAACAACTGATGGTTGCTTAAGTTGTATCTCATACCCAAATATTCTCCATGTAGCTTCACATGCAAATATGTACCTACAATCGTAGTAATTTCTGATCTCATCAATTACCTTTTCGAGCTGTCCTTCATCATTGCTTTGGAAGAAGAAGCTGTGACTCTATCATTTACCTTGTGAACATATTTGAACATATATTTTATGGCAGATGTCTAACATGTATGCTCAACGTTGATGTGGCAAGCATACTTTAGTAATAGAGATGGGTTGTACGGAACTATGTATGCACTATCGAGAACTGtgttcttcttcatgattgttctaCCATTGTCTACCCGTCTGTATTTGGGGAACCCGACTTCATCAATTACAGTCCTTGATCTAAATTGTTTTGGAAAAACCTTTTAGCACCGCCCATTGGACATGCATGGGCTGGTATTGTTGTATCTCCCGCATGGACCATGAACCATAAACTTCTCAATAGCTGCGTAGAGCTTAAGTCTCTTGCGCTTGTCAGGGATTTCGGCTGATATAAGCTTGTCTATATCCTTGGGTGATTTAGGCTTATATAGTGGGTGCATGAATAACAATATATGAGCATATGGTAACCCTCGTTTTTGGAATTCCATTGTGCAGACATCTGGACTTGGTAATACACAATTAAGGGAgtttaataaatttatgaatatacATAAAATAAGATATACATACAGCCAGTTATTTTCCTGAAGAACCTTCCTTGCTTGAAGTCTGCAATTAACTCACTTAGCTTTATGTTAAAAATCCGCGAAACTATGTCAAGCTTGTCCTCTTCTTTTAATCCGATGTCTTTCAGTAGACGTTTAATCTCACCCCATTCGGGATTGCATGTTATGGTGATAAAATAACTTGGGTAGCCAGCATACCTGCATATTGCGAAGGCATCTTTACAATGGTTAAACATGTATCTGGGTCCACCAGTGAAGCTACTTAGAAGGATTATCCTCTGTCCAATTGACGCAACATTAGCTTCTCCGCTGATGAATGACTCATGGAGTGCACTATATTTGTCTACCCTCAATTTTGGTTGATTGTTCCCAATGAAGCTAAGTCATTCAGACTCTATCATGGTATATGCATCAACCAAGAATTGCTGAAATAACCTCCTTGATTGGAAAAGGATAGGTGACTCGTTGAACCGCATTTATAGTTGGTAGGCAAAAAAACTCTCCCATGCTGATGGTCTTCCTTTTCTTAGTACGGTCAAACCCGTAACGAATAGATGTCTCAATGCCCAATCTAAAACCATCTTCTCCATAAGGAAACAATAAGGGGTATTAAAGAGCCAAGTATAACGGGTGTAAAGCATTTATTCTTTGCAATCTGTTTGACGTCGATTCTATTATAATATCCCTTTTAAGAATTGAGTCATCAATGTCACCTACAATTAGAATGGCAACTTCAGTCACAGTTGGTAAGTTATATACTCTTCCATCCTTCTTACGCTTTCTAATTAGCCTCAATTTGATTTCTGGATTAGAACCCTCAACGAACCTATCTCTAGCAAAACAGATATTCTTTGCAAGATGGTTGTGAAGATCTAACATCTCTTTTAGTTCATACACAATCTGTGCCTCAATTGTGTTGGATTTTGTTTCAGAACTGAAATCACACAAATGAACTACACCGTAAATTATACATTTGCATGGGGAAATATAAATAGTTTTTAATCGTGCAATTAATACTTAAATTGAAATGGTCCTGAATAACAGGAATGGATCTTCTCAATTTTTTCAACAATTGAGGGAGTATAGTATGATCGCTAATGCGtcaatactctctctctctctcttggttctacttataaaattaatggtgacaGATCACACTATACCCCCTCAAttctgaaaaaaattaaagagtatCCATTCCTGT from Arachis hypogaea cultivar Tifrunner chromosome 10, arahy.Tifrunner.gnm2.J5K5, whole genome shotgun sequence includes:
- the LOC140175597 gene encoding uncharacterized protein translates to MIGQVHLCDFSSETKSNTIEAQIVYELKEMLDLHNHLAKNICFARDRFVEGSNPEIKLRLIRKRKKDGRVYNLPTVTEVAILIVGDIDDSILKRDIIIESTSNRLQRINALHPYAGYPSYFITITCNPEWGEIKRLLKDIGLKEEDKLDIVSRIFNIKLSELIADFKQGRFFRKITGYVCTMEFQKRGLPYAHILLFMHPLYKPKSPKDIDKLISAEIPDKRKRLKLYAAIEKFMSHSFFFQSNDEGQLEKVIDEIRNYYDCRYIFACEATWRIFGYEIQLKQPSVVRLPFHLPNKNPVVFRDYENIVDLIDRVDGKPTKILAWMLANKLFAFGRVLTYSQFPNKFVWKEDISMWMPRKQGFSIGRLTHVPRGNGEDYYLRLLLNIQKGCLSFVDLRTVEAMVYTTFKEACYALGLLPEIVWQQCYGVLSEDILYNHRKNCILQANGRSLKEFDQMPFPSITSVDGLDDRLIMDELNFDRGVLHNEFTKNFTEMNVDQRKAFEVIMKAVDANDGGFSFLFMVMEVLERHSTTLKDVDEFATWLLGIGDGLVGDSTDGILVMLLHNIDQSNGLCNGTRLQVRRLGNHVIECITLTGDKVGQVVLIPRMIMIPNNQALPFRFQRRQFPIIVSFAMTI